In one window of Gemmatimonadota bacterium DNA:
- a CDS encoding sodium:alanine symporter family protein has translation MEDLMDNPLLEYVGNVQALVWGVPLLVLLGGTGLYLTILLKGVQFRSLWHALYLAFVRRREAGAEGDISHFQALMTALAATVGTGNIAGVATAIAAGGPGALFWMWMTGLVGMATKYAEAVLSVKYRETDSKGLMKGGPMYYISNTMGWKWMGAAYALFAALAAFGIGNMTQSNSMADVLQSSFGVDPWVTGIVLMIGTGLVLIGGIKSIGRVASLIVPTMIVLYILGGLTAILMNASAIPGIFELVVTHAFTPAAAAGGFAGAMVRQAVQFGVARGIFSNESGLGSAGIAAAAAQTKDPVTQALVSMTQTFIDTLVVCTITGFTIIGTGVWLSGDTGAPLTAAAFASGLPGGFGGYLVAVGLVLFAYSTILGWSYYGEKSVVYLLGERSALPYRMLFCLFVGVGAVSELELVWGVSDIMNGLMAFPNLVALLFLSPIVAAETRRYFGRHDTKTA, from the coding sequence ATGGAAGACCTCATGGATAACCCGCTGCTTGAATATGTCGGCAACGTGCAGGCCCTGGTATGGGGAGTGCCCTTGCTGGTGCTGCTGGGCGGCACGGGACTCTACCTTACCATACTGTTAAAAGGCGTGCAGTTCCGCTCCCTGTGGCACGCGCTCTACCTGGCGTTCGTCAGGCGCCGGGAAGCCGGCGCCGAAGGCGACATCAGCCACTTCCAGGCCCTGATGACCGCGCTGGCGGCGACCGTCGGTACGGGAAACATCGCCGGCGTGGCCACGGCCATCGCGGCCGGGGGCCCAGGCGCACTCTTCTGGATGTGGATGACGGGCCTGGTGGGTATGGCCACGAAATACGCGGAAGCGGTCCTGTCGGTCAAGTACCGCGAGACGGATTCGAAGGGGCTCATGAAGGGCGGCCCCATGTATTACATCTCCAACACCATGGGCTGGAAGTGGATGGGGGCCGCCTACGCACTGTTCGCGGCGCTCGCGGCCTTCGGCATCGGCAACATGACCCAGTCGAACTCCATGGCCGACGTGCTCCAGAGCAGCTTCGGCGTGGACCCGTGGGTCACCGGCATCGTCCTGATGATCGGCACGGGCCTGGTCCTGATCGGTGGGATCAAGAGCATCGGCCGGGTCGCCAGCCTGATCGTCCCCACGATGATCGTGCTGTACATCCTCGGCGGACTTACCGCCATCCTGATGAACGCCTCGGCGATCCCGGGCATCTTCGAGCTCGTGGTCACCCACGCCTTCACGCCCGCCGCGGCCGCCGGGGGCTTCGCGGGCGCGATGGTCCGGCAGGCGGTACAGTTCGGCGTGGCCAGAGGCATCTTCTCCAACGAGTCCGGCCTGGGCAGCGCGGGCATCGCCGCCGCGGCCGCCCAGACGAAGGACCCGGTCACGCAGGCCCTGGTGTCCATGACCCAGACCTTCATCGATACCCTGGTCGTATGCACGATCACGGGTTTCACCATTATCGGTACGGGCGTCTGGCTGTCGGGCGACACGGGCGCGCCGCTCACTGCGGCGGCTTTCGCCAGCGGCCTGCCTGGCGGATTCGGAGGTTATCTGGTCGCCGTGGGCCTGGTACTGTTCGCCTATTCGACGATCCTGGGCTGGAGCTACTACGGCGAGAAATCGGTCGTATACCTGCTCGGCGAACGCTCCGCATTGCCCTATCGCATGCTGTTCTGCCTCTTCGTGGGGGTCGGCGCCGTTTCGGAACTGGAACTGGTCTGGGGAGTCTCCGACATCATGAACGGCCTCATGGCCTTCCCCAACCTGGTCGCCCTGCTCTTCCTATCTCCCATCGTCGCCGCGGAAACCCGGCGATACTTCGGCAGACATGACACGAAGACAGCATAG